One part of the Aurantibacillus circumpalustris genome encodes these proteins:
- the feoB gene encoding ferrous iron transport protein B: MPSDTKHTHLKIALLGNPNAGKSSLFNGLTGLKQKTGNYAGVTVDRLEGSTSFLIAETKYTLSVIDLPGIYSLFPKSSDEEIACKTLLDPKEKIDVVVIVADATNLKRNLLLATQLIDLKFKTVLALSMMDEAESQGIKIDLAGLRTTLGVDVIPMNSRKQVGFKELKAAIVTAKISDSFFYDINSPFLNKETSYVQLVSSSLVDGKGTSTFENADKIYRFNTINYLVARYVQSPEQLSRKATTSKIDAITTHRVFGYVVLLAVLFLVFQFIFFISEAPMDWIESAFLTFGDFVRNSLPPGQLNDLLVNGIIAGISGVVMFVPQIAFLFLFIGFLEDSGYMARASFIMDKVMRRFGLNGKSVIPLISGTACAVPSIMATRSISNLKERLITIFVLPLISCSARLPVYTLLIAVLYPDSKFLGVFNSKGLVLFLLYMLGFAVTLITAFFLKRFVKVKEASFFIMELPVYRWPQLKNILFMVYSKVKVFVSEAGKIILAISIVLWFLSSHGFTETYKELDAKIEILESSAATQENKVELKKLGSEKLEHSFIGNLGHVIEPIIKPMGFDWKIGIALITSFAAREVFVGTMATIYQSEDEQNTEGIKQKLLKEKDDQGNLIYTPAVCWSLLLFYAFAMQCMSTMAVVKRETKSWKWVLAQLAFMSILAYASAFGAYQLLS; encoded by the coding sequence TTGCCCTCCGACACAAAACATACACATTTAAAAATAGCACTTCTTGGTAACCCCAACGCTGGTAAATCAAGCTTGTTTAATGGCCTAACAGGTTTAAAACAAAAAACGGGTAATTACGCCGGTGTTACAGTTGATAGACTAGAAGGTAGTACCTCCTTTTTAATAGCCGAAACAAAATATACACTTTCTGTTATTGATCTTCCGGGCATTTATAGCTTGTTCCCTAAATCAAGCGACGAAGAAATTGCTTGCAAAACTTTACTCGATCCTAAAGAAAAAATCGATGTCGTGGTTATTGTGGCTGATGCTACCAATCTAAAACGCAATTTATTACTGGCTACACAGCTGATCGATCTTAAATTTAAAACAGTGCTTGCGCTCAGCATGATGGATGAGGCCGAAAGTCAAGGTATAAAAATTGATTTGGCTGGTTTGCGAACAACGCTTGGTGTTGACGTGATTCCTATGAACTCACGCAAACAGGTTGGGTTTAAAGAATTGAAAGCCGCTATTGTAACAGCTAAAATAAGCGACAGTTTTTTTTATGACATTAATTCGCCTTTTTTAAATAAAGAAACATCTTACGTACAGCTTGTTAGTTCCAGTCTAGTGGACGGGAAAGGTACTTCTACTTTTGAAAATGCCGATAAAATTTATCGTTTTAATACAATAAATTATCTCGTTGCGCGCTACGTGCAAAGTCCTGAACAATTATCGCGTAAAGCAACCACTTCGAAAATTGACGCTATTACCACGCATCGGGTTTTTGGTTACGTTGTTTTATTGGCGGTTTTATTTTTAGTGTTTCAATTTATCTTTTTTATTTCTGAAGCACCCATGGACTGGATTGAAAGCGCTTTTTTGACTTTTGGAGATTTTGTAAGAAACAGTTTACCGCCAGGACAATTAAACGATCTTTTAGTAAATGGAATTATTGCAGGTATAAGCGGAGTGGTGATGTTTGTTCCGCAAATCGCTTTTCTTTTTTTATTTATTGGTTTTCTCGAAGACTCTGGATACATGGCTCGCGCAAGTTTTATAATGGACAAAGTCATGCGGCGTTTTGGACTAAACGGAAAATCGGTTATTCCTCTTATCAGTGGAACGGCTTGTGCTGTGCCTTCTATAATGGCTACACGCTCTATTTCCAATTTGAAAGAACGCTTAATTACTATTTTTGTTTTACCACTAATAAGTTGTTCTGCTCGCTTACCAGTATACACTTTACTAATAGCAGTGCTTTATCCTGATAGTAAATTTCTTGGTGTCTTCAATTCAAAAGGACTTGTTTTATTTCTATTGTATATGCTGGGCTTTGCGGTTACACTTATTACTGCTTTCTTTTTAAAACGCTTTGTAAAAGTAAAAGAGGCTTCTTTTTTTATTATGGAATTGCCAGTTTACCGTTGGCCTCAGCTTAAAAACATTTTGTTTATGGTTTACAGCAAGGTAAAAGTATTTGTTAGCGAAGCTGGAAAAATTATTTTGGCAATCTCTATTGTATTATGGTTTTTAAGTTCGCATGGCTTTACCGAAACTTATAAAGAATTAGATGCCAAAATAGAAATACTTGAGAGTTCGGCTGCTACTCAAGAAAACAAGGTGGAACTTAAAAAACTAGGGTCGGAAAAATTAGAACATTCGTTTATTGGAAATCTTGGTCATGTGATTGAACCCATAATTAAACCAATGGGCTTTGATTGGAAAATTGGAATTGCACTCATCACATCTTTTGCTGCGCGCGAAGTATTTGTTGGAACAATGGCCACCATTTATCAGAGCGAAGATGAACAAAACACTGAAGGGATTAAACAAAAATTATTAAAAGAGAAAGACGACCAAGGAAATTTAATTTATACTCCTGCCGTGTGCTGGTCGTTACTTTTATTTTATGCTTTTGCCATGCAGTGCATGAGTACAATGGCTGTTGTTAAGCGCGAAACAAAAAGTTGGAAATGGGTGCTCGCACAATTGGCCTTTATGTCCATATTGGCGTATGCTTCCGCCTTTGGGGCGTATCAGCTTTTATCCTAG
- a CDS encoding alpha/beta fold hydrolase gives MLKTALYKKEKITFSDQGKGRVVVLLHGFLGSYEIWKGLAQDLSKSYRVVAIDLPGHGASPCFGYAHSMELMAKCVKAVMDSLRVKKYVIVGHSMGGYVGLAFADIFPDNLKGLCLFHSTAYPDNEEKKKDRLRAIQLVRSNKTVYTKSSIRNLFATKNLKYLHEEISFATKIAKETSQRGIIAALHGMRDRPGRDLILGLVEYPIMMVIGELDNVLPYDQLLEQSELIKNKTVLYLEHDGHFGFLESPKQSHKELRKFLRKCF, from the coding sequence TTGCTAAAAACTGCCTTATATAAAAAAGAGAAAATAACCTTTTCAGACCAGGGAAAGGGGCGGGTGGTAGTACTTTTACATGGATTCCTGGGTTCATATGAAATATGGAAAGGGCTTGCCCAAGATCTTTCTAAATCTTACCGCGTAGTGGCTATTGATCTGCCGGGCCATGGTGCGAGTCCCTGTTTTGGTTACGCGCATAGCATGGAGCTTATGGCTAAATGCGTAAAGGCTGTAATGGATTCATTACGGGTAAAAAAATACGTCATTGTTGGTCATAGCATGGGAGGGTATGTTGGACTGGCGTTTGCTGATATTTTCCCCGATAATTTAAAAGGTTTGTGTTTGTTTCACAGCACAGCGTATCCTGATAATGAAGAAAAAAAGAAAGATCGACTACGAGCGATTCAGTTAGTTAGATCAAACAAAACGGTGTACACCAAATCGAGCATTCGTAATTTGTTCGCAACAAAAAATTTAAAGTATCTGCACGAGGAAATTAGTTTTGCGACAAAAATTGCAAAGGAAACTTCGCAACGTGGTATTATTGCGGCGCTTCATGGCATGCGGGATAGACCAGGCAGAGACCTTATTCTAGGATTGGTAGAATATCCAATTATGATGGTAATAGGAGAATTAGATAACGTTTTACCTTATGATCAATTATTAGAACAATCAGAACTTATTAAAAATAAAACTGTGCTTTATTTAGAACACGATGGGCATTTCGGATTTCTGGAGTCGCCAAAACAATCCCATAAAGAGTTGAGAAAGTTTTTAAGGAAGTGTTTTTAG
- a CDS encoding FeoA family protein: MLSLADLKIGQKAFVKSFTNELLSTKLIEMGCMPGEAIALSKTAPFGCPLAITIAGYELSLRREEAASVMIELVA, encoded by the coding sequence ATGTTATCATTAGCAGATCTTAAAATAGGACAAAAGGCATTCGTAAAATCGTTTACGAATGAGCTTTTGAGCACTAAGTTAATTGAGATGGGCTGCATGCCCGGAGAGGCCATTGCTCTATCAAAAACAGCACCCTTTGGTTGCCCGCTAGCAATTACCATTGCAGGATACGAGTTGAGTTTACGTAGAGAAGAAGCCGCTTCCGTGATGATTGAATTAGTAGCTTAA
- a CDS encoding carbonic anhydrase, producing MKLYKKIFENNKKWVAEKKETDSDYFEHLSKGQNPEILYIGCSDSRVTAEEMTGIKPGQMFVHRNVANLVPNNDNSSAAVVEYAVAHLHVKHIVVCGHYNCGGIKAAMKAEDLGILNPWLRNVRDVYRLHKNELDALTNTEERYKKLVELNVEEQCINIIKMAVLQKHYLEKGFPTVHGWVFDLHSGNLIDLRIDFLKKLDGIREIYDLGLNT from the coding sequence ATGAAACTTTATAAAAAAATATTCGAAAATAATAAGAAATGGGTCGCCGAAAAAAAAGAAACGGATAGTGATTATTTTGAACACCTTTCAAAGGGACAAAATCCAGAAATTCTCTATATAGGTTGTAGTGATAGTAGGGTAACGGCCGAAGAAATGACAGGTATTAAACCTGGACAAATGTTTGTTCACAGAAATGTAGCCAACCTTGTGCCCAACAATGATAATAGCTCAGCAGCAGTAGTAGAATATGCGGTGGCACATTTACATGTTAAACACATTGTTGTTTGTGGTCACTACAATTGCGGGGGAATTAAGGCTGCAATGAAAGCTGAAGATCTGGGAATATTAAATCCATGGTTGCGAAATGTAAGAGATGTGTACCGCTTACACAAAAATGAACTCGACGCTCTTACAAATACCGAAGAGCGTTATAAAAAATTAGTGGAACTGAATGTGGAAGAACAATGCATTAATATTATAAAAATGGCTGTCTTACAAAAGCATTATCTCGAAAAAGGATTTCCAACGGTTCACGGCTGGGTGTTTGACTTACATTCAGGCAATTTAATTGATCTTCGAATTGATTTTCTCAAGAAATTAGACGGGATTCGGGAAATTTATGATCTTGGATTAAACACCTAA